In Haliaeetus albicilla chromosome 18, bHalAlb1.1, whole genome shotgun sequence, one genomic interval encodes:
- the BLK gene encoding tyrosine-protein kinase Blk isoform X2 — translation MEHLSWVGPVVRPSSDRVSRSSCVGSRMGLLGSKNQLTSNEKHTSGSNPKPKSKTPPAPPKGRQFINTSHLNQASVQDNLVVIALYDFPAASDRDLQLVKGEKLQVLSNEGDWWLAKSLSSGRKGYIPSNFVAQVDSLEEEKWYFKTLSRKDAERLLLSSGNKVGSFLVRESETSKGAYSLSVRDSDSAHGDIIKHYRIRSLDGGGYYISPRMTFSSLPELIHHYSQKGDGLCQRLTAPCISLVPQRPWAQDEWEIPRESLKLVKKLGSGQFGEVWMGYYKNNIKVAVKTMKEGSMDPDAFLAEANLMKRLQHNKLVRLYAVVTKQPIYIVTEYMANGCLLDYLKTEEGSQLNLPKLIDMSAQVAEGMAYIERMNSIHRDLRAANILVSETLCCKIADFGLARIIENEYLAQEGAKFPIKWTAPEAINFGVFTIKSDVWSFGILLTEIITYGRIPYPGMTNPEVIRNLERGYRMPCPDMCPGELYNIILKCWRNKPEERPTFEYLQSVLEDFYTATEKQYEPEPQQ, via the exons ATGGAGCATCTGTCATGGGTCGGACCAGTGGTTCGTCCGTCCTCGGATCGTGTCTCCAGGAGCAGCTGCGTAGGAAGCAG GATGGGGTTGCTCGGGAGCAAAAATCAGCTGACATCCAATGAGAAACACACTTCTGGAAGCAACCCAAAACCCAAGAGTAAAACTCCTCCCGCCCCACCCAAG GGCAGACAATTTATCAACACCTCTCATCTAAACCAAGCCTCTGTACAAG ATAACTTGGTTGTGATTGCACTGTACGATTTTCCTGCCGCAAGTGACCGCGATCTGCAGCTGGTCAAGGGGGAGAAACTCCAAGTTCTCTCCAA TGAGGGTGACTGGTGGCTGGCAAAATCCCTCAGCAGCGGGAGGAAAGGCTACATCCCCAGTAACTTCGTTGCACAAGTAGACagtttggaagaagaaaa GTGGTATTTTAAAACTCTGAGCAGAAAAGATGCTGAACGGCTGCTGTTGTCTTCTGGTAACAAAGTCGGCTCTTTCCTTGTCCGAGAGAGTGAAACCAGCAAAG GTGCCTATTCCTTGTCCGTGAGAGACAGCGACTCTGCTCATGGGGACATCATCAAACACTACAGGATCCGCTCCTTAGACGGCGGGGGGTATTACATCTCCCCCAGGATGActttctccagcctgccagAGCTAATCCATCATTACAGCC AGAAAGGAGATGGCCTGTGCCAGCGACTCACAGCTCCCTGCATATCCCTGGTTCCCCAGAGACCCTGGGCACAGGACGAATGGGAGATCCCACGGGAGTCTCTGAAGCTTGTGAAGAAACTTGGCAGTGGGCAGTTTGGGGAAGTGTGGATGG GCTACTACAAGAACAACATCAAGGTGGCTGTGAAGACCATGAAGGAGGGCAGCATGGATCCTGATGCCTTCTTGGCAGAAGCAAACTTGATGAAGAGGCTCCAGCATAACAAACTGGTCCGGCTATATGCAGTAGTCACAAAGCAGCCAATCTATATTGTGACAGAGTATATGGCCAATG GGTGTTTGCTGGATTACTTGAAGACAGAAGAAGGAAGCCAACTGAATCTCCCCAAACTCATTGATATGTCAGCTCAG GTGGCAGAGGGAATGGCGTACATCGAGCGCATGAACTCCATCCACCGTGACTTGAGAGCTGCCAACATTCTCGTCTCGGAGACGCTCTGCTGCAAAATTGCTGATTTTGGCCTGGCCAGGATCATCGAGAACGAATACTTGGCACAAGAAG GTGCCAAATTCCCGATCAAATGGACGGCGCCGGAGGCCATTAACTTTGGAGTTTTCACCATCAAATCTGACGTGTGGTCTTTCGGGATCCTCCTGACAGAAATCATAACCTACGGCAGGATCCCTTATCCAG GGATGACCAACCCCGAGGTGATTCGCAACCTGGAGCGGGGCTACCGCATGCCCTGTCCGGACATGTGCCCCGGCGAACTCTACAATATCATCCTGAAATGTTGGCGAAACAAGCCCGAGGAGCGTCCGACCTTCGAGTACCTGCAGTCAGTCCTTGAGGACTTTTACACCGCCACGGAGAAGCAGTACGAGCCGGAGCCTCAGCAGTAA
- the BLK gene encoding tyrosine-protein kinase Blk isoform X1, whose translation MGLLGSKNQLTSNEKHTSGSNPKPKSKTPPAPPKGRQFINTSHLNQASVQDNLVVIALYDFPAASDRDLQLVKGEKLQVLSNEGDWWLAKSLSSGRKGYIPSNFVAQVDSLEEEKWYFKTLSRKDAERLLLSSGNKVGSFLVRESETSKGAYSLSVRDSDSAHGDIIKHYRIRSLDGGGYYISPRMTFSSLPELIHHYSQKGDGLCQRLTAPCISLVPQRPWAQDEWEIPRESLKLVKKLGSGQFGEVWMGYYKNNIKVAVKTMKEGSMDPDAFLAEANLMKRLQHNKLVRLYAVVTKQPIYIVTEYMANGCLLDYLKTEEGSQLNLPKLIDMSAQVAEGMAYIERMNSIHRDLRAANILVSETLCCKIADFGLARIIENEYLAQEGAKFPIKWTAPEAINFGVFTIKSDVWSFGILLTEIITYGRIPYPGMTNPEVIRNLERGYRMPCPDMCPGELYNIILKCWRNKPEERPTFEYLQSVLEDFYTATEKQYEPEPQQ comes from the exons ATGGGGTTGCTCGGGAGCAAAAATCAGCTGACATCCAATGAGAAACACACTTCTGGAAGCAACCCAAAACCCAAGAGTAAAACTCCTCCCGCCCCACCCAAG GGCAGACAATTTATCAACACCTCTCATCTAAACCAAGCCTCTGTACAAG ATAACTTGGTTGTGATTGCACTGTACGATTTTCCTGCCGCAAGTGACCGCGATCTGCAGCTGGTCAAGGGGGAGAAACTCCAAGTTCTCTCCAA TGAGGGTGACTGGTGGCTGGCAAAATCCCTCAGCAGCGGGAGGAAAGGCTACATCCCCAGTAACTTCGTTGCACAAGTAGACagtttggaagaagaaaa GTGGTATTTTAAAACTCTGAGCAGAAAAGATGCTGAACGGCTGCTGTTGTCTTCTGGTAACAAAGTCGGCTCTTTCCTTGTCCGAGAGAGTGAAACCAGCAAAG GTGCCTATTCCTTGTCCGTGAGAGACAGCGACTCTGCTCATGGGGACATCATCAAACACTACAGGATCCGCTCCTTAGACGGCGGGGGGTATTACATCTCCCCCAGGATGActttctccagcctgccagAGCTAATCCATCATTACAGCC AGAAAGGAGATGGCCTGTGCCAGCGACTCACAGCTCCCTGCATATCCCTGGTTCCCCAGAGACCCTGGGCACAGGACGAATGGGAGATCCCACGGGAGTCTCTGAAGCTTGTGAAGAAACTTGGCAGTGGGCAGTTTGGGGAAGTGTGGATGG GCTACTACAAGAACAACATCAAGGTGGCTGTGAAGACCATGAAGGAGGGCAGCATGGATCCTGATGCCTTCTTGGCAGAAGCAAACTTGATGAAGAGGCTCCAGCATAACAAACTGGTCCGGCTATATGCAGTAGTCACAAAGCAGCCAATCTATATTGTGACAGAGTATATGGCCAATG GGTGTTTGCTGGATTACTTGAAGACAGAAGAAGGAAGCCAACTGAATCTCCCCAAACTCATTGATATGTCAGCTCAG GTGGCAGAGGGAATGGCGTACATCGAGCGCATGAACTCCATCCACCGTGACTTGAGAGCTGCCAACATTCTCGTCTCGGAGACGCTCTGCTGCAAAATTGCTGATTTTGGCCTGGCCAGGATCATCGAGAACGAATACTTGGCACAAGAAG GTGCCAAATTCCCGATCAAATGGACGGCGCCGGAGGCCATTAACTTTGGAGTTTTCACCATCAAATCTGACGTGTGGTCTTTCGGGATCCTCCTGACAGAAATCATAACCTACGGCAGGATCCCTTATCCAG GGATGACCAACCCCGAGGTGATTCGCAACCTGGAGCGGGGCTACCGCATGCCCTGTCCGGACATGTGCCCCGGCGAACTCTACAATATCATCCTGAAATGTTGGCGAAACAAGCCCGAGGAGCGTCCGACCTTCGAGTACCTGCAGTCAGTCCTTGAGGACTTTTACACCGCCACGGAGAAGCAGTACGAGCCGGAGCCTCAGCAGTAA